One genomic window of Punica granatum isolate Tunisia-2019 chromosome 1, ASM765513v2, whole genome shotgun sequence includes the following:
- the LOC116205090 gene encoding uncharacterized protein LOC116205090, with protein sequence MLEAMERSVNGGLSTLHSGGESSEEELSVLPRHTKVVVTGNNRTKSVLVGLQGVVKKAVGLGGWHWLVLTNGIEVKLQRNALSVIEAPTGNEEDDGLDLENGKGNGSSDMACSPASEDTQKLNRSRHQIHKWSTSSQRTMSRSLSCDSQSKGSICTAHGSNKIDLSKLETAALRRYLRHFNLVDAIPNPSKEQLINTVHRHFMSQQMDELQVIVGFVQAAKRMKTSCRLPLDK encoded by the exons ATGCTGGAAGCGATGGAGAGGTCGGTCAATGGCGGGCTGTCGACCCTCCACAGCGGTGGCGAGAGCAGCGAGGAGGAGCTCTCCGTGCTGCCGCGTCACACCAAGGTGGTCGTTACCGGAAACAACCGCACCAAATCGGTGCTCGTCGGCCTCCAGGGCGTGGTGAAGAAGGCCGTCGGCCTCGGAGGGTGGCATTGGCTG GTCCTAACGAATGGAATAGAAGTGAAGCTGCAGCGGAATGCGCTTAGCGTGATCGAAGCTCCCACCGGGAACGAGGAAGATGATGGCCTTGATTTGGAGAATGGGAAAGGAAATGGGTCATCTGATATGG CTTGCTCGCCAGCATCAGAAGACACTCAAAAGTTGAATAGATCGAGGCATCAGATCCACAAATGGTCTACTTCATCCCAAAGGACTATGAGCCGGTCCCTCTCTTGTGATTCGCAGTCCAAGGGATCTATTTGTACTGCTCATGGATCCAAC AAAATTGACCTCAGTAAATTGGAGACTGCCGCTCTAAGGAGATATTTGCGGCACTTTAATCTT GTTGATGCCATACCAAACCCATCAAAAGAACAGCTAATTAACACCGTGCACAGGCATTTTATGTCCCAG CAAATGGATGAGCTGCAGGTTATAGTTGGATTCGTTCAGGCTGCGAAGAGAATGAAAACCTCCTGCAGGTTACCCCTAGATAAATGA
- the LOC116197973 gene encoding calcium uniporter protein 4, mitochondrial-like → MALRRTPVSCLIFGGHRAGSQLALTLGNLAFSDGAECGIHLHHEYHTSPDATAREVFRRFLQRRMLNNQPAQRPPDLISIPVGEKLREKLRGISIPVGDRLWLRGLSPLATPVVGGPIGELSVDDARKVLKLSLLLKLTARLRELPESSISYGELVRICSEACGGDGDKAVELARALDKSANIIILGDSVFLKPEQVAKSIEALMSQTIPKPNDPRRYQLERMERQKAEIDWRARAQVRAELCGGLGLVVAQTLAFMRLTFWELSWDVMEPICFFAASLHFAAAYAFFLCTSVEPSFQGYFEQRFRTKQRKLMAAHGFDLEMYNRLRRLFYPEPGSKYSPVGSFSRAVVCSE, encoded by the exons ATGGCACTTCGGCGGACGCCGGTGAGCTGTCTCATCTTCGGCGGCCATCGAGCAGGTTCTCAGCTGGCCTTGACTTTAGGGAATCTCGCGTTCTCTGATGGGGCCGAATGCGGTATCCATCTCCACCACGAGTATCACACCTCCCCTGATGCTACCGCCAGGGAGGTCTTCCGGCGTTTCCTCCAGCGGCGGATGCTGAACAACCAGCCTGCCCAGAGGCCACCAGACCTCATCTCCATCCCAGTTGGGGAGAAGCTCCGAGAGAAGCTGCGAGGCATCAGCATTCCAGTGGGCGACCGGCTCTGGCTCCGTGGTCTCTCGCCTCTGGCAACGCCGGTCGTTGGTGGTCCAATAGGTGAACTGTCGGTTGACGATGCACGGAAAGTACTAAAACTATCTCTGCTGCTGAAGCTGACCGCGAGGCTCAGGGAGCTGCCAGAGAGCTCCATTTCATACGGCGAGCTGGTGAGGATATGTTCCGAAGCCTGCGGCGGTGATGGAGATAAGGCGGTCGAGCTCGCGAGGGCGCTGGACAAGTCGGCAAACATCATCATTCTAGGCGATTCAGTATTTCTGAAACCTGAGCAG GTGGCCAAATCAATTGAGGCCCTGATGTCCCAGACCATTCCCAAGCCCAACGACCCAAGGAGGTACCAGCTCGAGCGGATGGAGAGGCAGAAGGCGGAGATTGACTGGCGGGCCAGGGCCCAGGTGAGGGCGGAGCTCTGCGGCGGGCTAGGCCTCGTGGTGGCCCAGACGCTGGCCTTCATGAGGCTGACCTTCTGGGAGCTGAGCTGGGACGTGATGGAGCCCATCTGCTTCTTCGCCGCCTCCCTCCACTTCGCCGCCGCCTACGCCTTCTTTCTCTGCACCTCCGTCGAGCCCTCCTTCCAGGGCTACTTCGAGCAGCGGTTCAGGACCAAGCAGCGGAAGCTCATGGCCGCTCATGGCTTCGATCTCGAGATGTACAACCGCCTCCGTCGCCTTTTCTATCCCGAGCCGGGCAGCAAATATAGTCCGGTAGGAAGTTTTTCTCGCGCTGTAGTTTGCAGCGAATAG